One stretch of Pradoshia sp. D12 DNA includes these proteins:
- a CDS encoding extracellular solute-binding protein gives MKKASGKLLALLAASQLALSACSNDQDTSGESFAADSKVDVTWTAILHTASPPTDVIHEKIEKLTNSDITFNWVPDASKEERITAALASGELSEIVSLTMLTNSSVRQSLKSGMFWDVEKYLDDYENLKMISKDMRKAASIDGKLYGVPFQKDLARSGLLLRKDWLDKLGLDVPTNLDELYEVAKAFTEDDPDGNGKDDTFGFSDRNELKYGSFKTLSSYFGAPNTWAVDESGKFSAEFETQAYRDTMKYSRDLYKNGYMDRDFAVTPKNNQIEKFAQGKAGIFTGLVSITQLQTMAEGIQDEMEIVPVNKIKSPDGEYHIWSENSGVGGLMAFPKSEVKSENHLKRLLQFIDDLIGKEAFMLMTGGIEGTHYEFGENEEFKIIDNDLWQKDVQPFSSSRPSEITHTLIDGNPGKQKVNEQIKENASFAVLDPTLPLESQTANERGTELEKLIIDATIQYIMGDIDDKGFDEQVEKWKKSGGDAMKEEFEASYKETNS, from the coding sequence ATGAAAAAAGCAAGCGGAAAATTATTGGCTTTATTGGCTGCTTCCCAGTTAGCGTTGTCTGCATGTTCAAATGATCAAGATACAAGCGGTGAGAGTTTTGCTGCTGATTCAAAAGTAGACGTTACTTGGACAGCGATTCTACATACCGCATCACCGCCGACGGATGTTATACATGAAAAAATTGAGAAGTTAACCAATTCCGATATTACGTTTAACTGGGTGCCAGATGCCTCCAAAGAAGAAAGAATAACCGCAGCCCTAGCATCTGGAGAGCTCTCGGAAATTGTGTCTTTAACCATGCTTACAAATTCATCTGTCAGACAATCCTTAAAATCCGGAATGTTCTGGGATGTTGAGAAGTATCTCGATGACTATGAAAATTTAAAAATGATTTCAAAAGATATGCGAAAGGCAGCTTCCATTGATGGGAAATTATATGGTGTGCCATTTCAAAAGGATTTAGCTCGATCCGGCTTATTGCTCCGTAAAGACTGGTTAGATAAGCTCGGATTAGATGTACCAACAAATTTAGACGAATTATACGAAGTAGCTAAAGCGTTTACAGAGGATGATCCGGACGGAAATGGGAAGGATGATACGTTTGGTTTTAGTGACCGTAATGAACTGAAATACGGTAGTTTTAAAACGCTTAGTTCATATTTTGGTGCTCCAAATACTTGGGCTGTAGATGAGTCAGGAAAATTCTCCGCGGAATTTGAAACGCAAGCATATAGAGACACGATGAAATATTCCAGAGACTTATATAAAAATGGGTATATGGACAGAGATTTCGCTGTAACACCGAAAAATAATCAAATCGAAAAATTTGCACAAGGTAAGGCCGGTATCTTTACTGGATTGGTCAGCATAACTCAGTTACAAACCATGGCAGAGGGTATACAAGATGAAATGGAAATTGTCCCTGTAAACAAAATAAAGAGCCCGGATGGAGAATATCATATTTGGTCTGAGAACAGTGGTGTTGGCGGGCTAATGGCATTCCCTAAATCTGAAGTTAAATCAGAGAATCATCTGAAACGCCTATTACAATTCATTGATGATTTAATAGGTAAAGAGGCGTTTATGTTAATGACAGGCGGAATTGAAGGAACGCATTACGAATTTGGTGAAAATGAAGAGTTTAAAATTATAGATAATGATTTATGGCAAAAAGATGTCCAGCCTTTCTCAAGCTCACGTCCAAGTGAAATTACTCATACACTCATAGATGGAAATCCTGGAAAACAAAAAGTAAACGAACAAATCAAAGAGAATGCGAGCTTTGCTGTATTAGATCCAACGCTTCCACTGGAATCACAGACAGCAAATGAAAGAGGAACCGAACTTGAAAAGCTGATCATCGATGCTACTATTCAATATATTATGGGAGACATTGACGATAAAGGATTTGATGAGCAAGTTGAAAAGTGGAAAAAATCTGGCGGAGATGCCATGAAAGAAGAATTTGAAGCATCCTATAAGGAAACAAATTCCTAA
- a CDS encoding glycoside hydrolase family 43 protein, with translation MQPVIHNPILTGFNPDPCIIRVDQDYYIVTSTFEWFPGVPVYHSKDLCNWRHLGNILTEVNFSGNPDSCSIWAPALSYHEGIYYLVYTDVRRSKFPFKDAHNYLITASDIMGPWSEPIYLNSGNFDPSLFHDEDGKKWLLNVHWDYRIEGRNKSVGIVMQEFSAEKNKLVGPIFKVFDGTVLRKTEAPHLYRHNDFYYLVTAEGGTGRTHAVTIVRSKDIIGPYEVDPQNPMLTSANNHELMLQKAGHASLVCTQNEEWYIAHLCSRPIDGNYSILGRETALQRVCWSDDGWLRLACGGNEPEVEVQAPALTPHPFPSDNQDFDDFDNLQLHKCWNTLRMAPKEEWCSLSERKSHLRIRGGESLHSLHEQHLIARRQEDLKCEVETSIEFEPDTFLQMAGLVLYFNTDNYVYFYISRDEVVGKCLQIMQCVKGDFSVCNQVYSIEGSQVCVLKATIEGTMARFFYKTNVKDWTAVKEPISISHLSDEGNGFTGNFVGICVQDMQGTKKHADFDYFSYRRGS, from the coding sequence ATACAACCAGTTATTCATAACCCAATTCTTACTGGGTTTAATCCAGATCCATGTATCATACGGGTAGATCAAGATTATTATATTGTCACATCTACCTTTGAATGGTTTCCAGGTGTACCGGTTTATCATTCAAAGGATTTATGCAATTGGAGGCACCTAGGGAATATTCTGACCGAGGTGAATTTCTCTGGGAATCCTGATTCATGCAGTATTTGGGCGCCGGCATTAAGCTATCATGAAGGTATTTATTATTTAGTCTATACGGATGTGAGAAGAAGTAAATTTCCATTCAAGGATGCTCATAATTACCTGATAACTGCGTCCGATATTATGGGACCGTGGTCAGAACCTATTTATTTAAATAGTGGAAATTTTGATCCTTCATTGTTTCATGATGAAGACGGAAAGAAATGGCTGTTAAATGTACATTGGGATTATCGGATCGAAGGAAGAAATAAGTCTGTTGGAATTGTTATGCAAGAATTTTCCGCTGAAAAGAACAAATTAGTCGGCCCCATATTTAAAGTGTTTGACGGTACTGTTTTACGCAAGACGGAAGCTCCCCATCTTTACAGGCATAATGATTTCTATTATCTTGTGACAGCCGAGGGAGGAACAGGACGTACACATGCCGTTACTATTGTAAGATCAAAGGATATAATCGGCCCTTATGAAGTGGATCCTCAAAATCCCATGTTAACCTCGGCCAACAATCACGAATTAATGCTTCAAAAGGCTGGTCATGCAAGTCTTGTTTGCACACAAAACGAGGAATGGTATATCGCTCATTTATGCAGCCGACCTATTGATGGAAACTATTCCATTCTTGGCCGCGAAACAGCCCTGCAGCGTGTGTGCTGGAGTGATGATGGATGGCTTCGTCTGGCGTGCGGTGGAAATGAACCGGAAGTAGAAGTACAGGCTCCAGCATTAACGCCGCATCCATTTCCGTCAGATAATCAAGATTTTGATGATTTTGACAATCTGCAACTGCATAAATGTTGGAATACGCTTAGAATGGCACCAAAAGAAGAATGGTGCAGCTTATCCGAAAGGAAAAGCCATTTGCGGATTAGAGGCGGTGAGTCCCTTCACTCCTTGCACGAGCAGCATCTGATTGCAAGAAGACAAGAGGATCTAAAATGTGAAGTGGAAACATCAATTGAGTTTGAACCAGATACATTTTTACAAATGGCAGGGCTTGTGCTCTATTTCAATACGGATAATTACGTTTATTTTTATATATCCAGAGATGAAGTGGTAGGAAAATGCCTTCAGATCATGCAGTGTGTAAAAGGTGATTTTAGTGTATGCAACCAGGTCTATTCGATAGAAGGCAGCCAAGTATGCGTATTGAAAGCAACGATAGAAGGTACGATGGCCAGATTTTTTTACAAGACGAATGTGAAGGATTGGACTGCAGTTAAAGAACCTATCAGCATTTCCCATCTTTCAGATGAAGGAAATGGTTTTACAGGTAACTTTGTTGGAATATGTGTACAGGATATGCAAGGAACAAAGAAGCATGCGGATTTTGATTACTTTTCATATCGGAGGGGAAGTTGA
- a CDS encoding glycoside hydrolase family 105 protein: MEKTATKSWAQRMVDSCMVRRPLLSSGVNNDKWSYDYGVVLKGTELVWKQTGNRSYFKYIKKNMDAFVNEEGDIREYRLSHYNIDHINNGKVLITLYKETGEEKYKKAIDLLRSQLRTHPRTSQGAFWHKKVYPYQIWLDGLYMGSPFYAEYAILYEEEREYDDITKQFIICAEHTKDPKTGLFYHAYDEKKVQPWCDPETGLSKNFWGRSMGWFVMAIVDVLEILPENQKDRGELISILQGALLALRNVQDPQSNVWYQVLDQGDRKGNYLEASASCMIVYAIAKGIRLGVLNDDWKAIASKAYQGILDEFITVTAEGLVNLNKNCQVAGLGGPDKRDGTFEYYISEPIITNDLKGVGAFVLAAAEMERGDL; the protein is encoded by the coding sequence ATGGAGAAAACAGCCACGAAAAGTTGGGCACAAAGAATGGTAGATTCATGTATGGTGAGAAGGCCATTATTGTCTTCGGGTGTTAATAATGATAAATGGTCTTATGATTATGGAGTGGTCCTAAAAGGAACAGAACTGGTTTGGAAGCAGACAGGAAATAGATCATATTTCAAATATATTAAGAAAAACATGGATGCTTTTGTGAACGAGGAAGGGGATATCCGCGAATATCGGCTCAGCCATTATAATATCGACCATATTAATAATGGCAAGGTATTGATAACTCTTTATAAGGAAACTGGTGAGGAAAAATATAAAAAAGCTATTGATTTACTGCGCAGCCAATTGCGCACACATCCACGCACATCACAGGGCGCCTTCTGGCATAAAAAAGTTTATCCTTATCAAATTTGGCTTGATGGATTATATATGGGATCTCCATTTTATGCAGAATATGCGATATTATACGAGGAAGAACGTGAGTATGATGATATAACCAAACAGTTTATCATATGTGCCGAGCATACGAAGGATCCCAAAACCGGGCTATTCTACCATGCATATGATGAAAAAAAGGTCCAGCCGTGGTGTGATCCGGAAACAGGGCTTTCAAAGAATTTTTGGGGACGTTCAATGGGATGGTTTGTGATGGCCATAGTAGATGTATTGGAAATACTTCCTGAAAATCAAAAAGACAGGGGTGAATTAATCTCCATTCTTCAAGGGGCGCTTCTGGCATTGAGAAATGTTCAGGATCCACAATCTAATGTATGGTATCAGGTTCTTGACCAAGGTGACAGGAAAGGTAATTATCTTGAAGCATCAGCGTCCTGCATGATTGTATATGCGATTGCAAAGGGCATAAGGCTTGGTGTACTGAACGATGACTGGAAGGCGATTGCATCTAAGGCATATCAAGGAATTCTTGATGAATTTATAACCGTAACCGCTGAAGGACTTGTGAATCTAAACAAAAATTGTCAGGTTGCAGGTCTCGGGGGGCCGGATAAACGAGATGGCACATTTGAATATTATATTAGCGAACCAATTATAACGAATGATTTAAAAGGAGTCGGAGCTTTTGTTCTTGCTGCAGCTGAAATGGAAAGGGGGGATTTATAA
- a CDS encoding glycoside hydrolase family 28 protein produces MNHVTHSFYNINDFGAVDDGETLNTKAINEAILACSTDGGGTVYIPSGRFLTGAVILKSNVHLYLEAGAYVTFSNDLNEYPVVTSRWEGVKREVYASCLYAEDAENISVTGHGVLDGNGEFWWKIFRKNENKYPRPKLVSFDSCKHVLIDGIKMINSPSWTVNPICCEDVTVHNISILNPADSPNTDGINPESCRNVRISDCHIDVGDDCIAIKSGTEDTLTRVPCENITITNCTMIHGHGGVVIGSEMSGDIRNVTVMNCIFEGTDRGIRLKSRRGRGGVVEDIRVSNIVMNGVICPFIANLYYYCGPRGKDKYVYDKNPYPVTEETPQFRRIHFSHITAREVSAAAGFLYGLAERFVEDITFDYVTVAMAEEAEPGLPAMMDDLEPMKQRGFFCSNVSNIRFNHVTVENHTGPAFYVENAHNIELSNCRSKNPMDETDPLYEFNNVTLID; encoded by the coding sequence ATGAATCATGTCACCCATAGTTTCTATAATATTAACGATTTTGGAGCTGTTGATGATGGGGAAACCTTAAATACAAAAGCAATTAATGAGGCTATATTAGCTTGCTCGACAGATGGAGGGGGAACGGTCTATATACCTTCAGGACGTTTTCTGACAGGTGCAGTGATATTAAAAAGTAACGTTCATTTATATCTCGAGGCTGGGGCCTACGTAACTTTTTCTAATGACTTAAATGAATATCCAGTTGTAACATCCAGGTGGGAAGGAGTAAAGAGGGAAGTGTATGCATCATGTCTATATGCAGAAGATGCAGAGAATATTTCTGTTACAGGACATGGAGTTTTAGATGGGAATGGCGAGTTTTGGTGGAAAATCTTCCGAAAGAATGAAAATAAGTATCCAAGACCAAAGCTGGTAAGTTTTGATTCATGTAAACATGTTTTGATTGATGGGATCAAAATGATTAATTCTCCGAGTTGGACAGTTAATCCCATTTGCTGTGAGGATGTGACAGTCCATAATATATCCATTCTTAATCCGGCAGATTCTCCTAATACAGATGGAATCAATCCAGAGTCTTGTCGGAATGTACGCATTTCTGATTGCCATATAGATGTAGGCGATGATTGTATAGCTATTAAGTCGGGAACGGAAGATACGTTAACCCGAGTGCCATGTGAGAATATTACTATTACAAATTGCACGATGATTCATGGTCACGGTGGAGTTGTGATAGGTAGCGAAATGAGCGGGGATATTCGGAACGTGACTGTAATGAACTGTATATTCGAAGGGACTGACAGGGGAATCAGGTTGAAATCAAGGAGAGGACGCGGCGGGGTGGTAGAAGATATTCGTGTCTCCAATATTGTCATGAATGGAGTGATTTGTCCGTTTATTGCTAATCTTTATTACTATTGTGGACCAAGAGGAAAAGATAAGTATGTCTACGATAAAAATCCCTATCCGGTAACTGAAGAAACACCGCAATTTAGGAGAATTCATTTTTCACATATAACAGCCCGTGAAGTGAGTGCGGCAGCTGGATTTTTATATGGTCTTGCAGAAAGATTTGTAGAAGACATTACATTTGATTATGTTACAGTTGCAATGGCTGAGGAAGCAGAGCCAGGATTGCCGGCAATGATGGATGACCTTGAGCCGATGAAGCAGAGAGGATTCTTTTGTTCAAATGTTTCAAATATCCGTTTTAACCATGTTACAGTTGAGAACCACACTGGCCCAGCGTTTTATGTGGAAAATGCTCATAATATTGAACTATCCAATTGCCGTTCGAAAAATCCAATGGATGAGACAGATCCCCTATATGAGTTTAATAATGTCACACTCATTGATTAG
- a CDS encoding dienelactone hydrolase family protein, translating to MNETLQGDRRALLYSLLGDLPERSNTLSCRKVKELAVENYMVEVIWINEVIPAYFARSRNVSGKMPVVMFNHSHGGNYHIGKTELLHSSTYLQSESYAKALTDLGYGVLCMDMIGFGERKGKTESELFKEMIWKGEVLWGRMVYDSLRGLDYLVEREDVDSSRIATLGMSMGGLMSWWLAALDTRIRICIDIAAQVEANTLIACRGLDHHGFYSYVPGLLKYFQTSEIQSLIAPRHHLSLVGTDDKLTPLAGLDIIDDELKSVYDKAGFSEYWKMIRYMCGHIETSGMREDVLMFLKNHL from the coding sequence ATGAATGAGACATTGCAGGGTGATAGAAGAGCGCTTCTATATTCCTTACTAGGAGATTTGCCTGAGCGTAGCAATACATTATCTTGTCGAAAAGTAAAAGAACTAGCCGTAGAAAATTATATGGTCGAAGTTATTTGGATAAATGAAGTAATACCGGCTTATTTTGCTCGGTCCCGTAATGTATCAGGGAAAATGCCAGTTGTAATGTTCAACCATTCTCACGGAGGTAATTATCATATTGGAAAAACAGAGTTGCTTCATAGTAGTACCTATCTTCAATCAGAATCTTATGCTAAAGCACTGACGGATCTGGGATATGGTGTTTTATGTATGGACATGATTGGATTTGGAGAAAGGAAAGGGAAAACGGAAAGTGAATTGTTTAAGGAAATGATCTGGAAGGGTGAAGTTTTGTGGGGGAGAATGGTTTATGATAGCCTTCGTGGGCTTGATTATTTGGTTGAAAGAGAGGATGTCGATTCTTCGAGAATAGCCACACTTGGCATGTCCATGGGTGGATTGATGTCATGGTGGCTTGCTGCTTTGGATACGCGAATACGAATCTGCATTGATATCGCTGCCCAGGTTGAGGCGAATACATTAATCGCTTGCAGAGGTCTTGATCATCATGGTTTTTATTCTTATGTGCCAGGTCTATTAAAGTATTTCCAGACATCGGAAATACAGAGTTTGATTGCACCTCGCCATCATCTTAGTCTGGTTGGTACGGATGATAAGCTGACCCCGCTTGCAGGTCTGGATATTATCGACGACGAATTAAAATCAGTGTATGATAAGGCAGGATTTTCCGAATACTGGAAAATGATTCGCTACATGTGCGGCCATATTGAAACAAGCGGAATGCGAGAAGATGTCCTTATGTTTTTAAAAAATCATTTATAG
- a CDS encoding rhamnogalacturonan acetylesterase, giving the protein MFGSLQNWPTLGKLEKAGVHIFLAGDSTMEEVKADQGNKRGWGEFLDPFFIDGVLIINEARGGRSSKSFINEGHLNLILNRIMPGDYLFIQFGHNDQKAEEERATDPFTTYQEYLSVFVEGAKEKGAIPVLLTSINRRTFDEDGNFVNSLGSYPDAVRQLGDHLMVPVIDLYEKTKSLYETFGAEETKKLFAWYALTNPSNPTDDTHFSSYGAEKMAELVAEGIEELGLPLREYLIKNYV; this is encoded by the coding sequence ATTTTTGGGTCTCTTCAGAATTGGCCGACACTCGGAAAGTTAGAAAAAGCGGGGGTTCACATATTCCTGGCAGGAGATTCTACTATGGAAGAAGTCAAAGCTGACCAAGGGAATAAACGGGGGTGGGGTGAATTTTTAGATCCGTTCTTTATCGATGGTGTTCTAATTATTAATGAAGCCCGCGGTGGACGCAGTTCAAAAAGTTTTATCAATGAAGGTCATCTAAATTTGATACTAAATAGAATCATGCCTGGTGATTATTTGTTTATCCAATTCGGCCATAACGACCAAAAGGCTGAAGAGGAAAGAGCCACCGATCCCTTCACGACTTATCAGGAGTATTTATCAGTCTTTGTAGAGGGTGCTAAAGAGAAAGGAGCGATCCCTGTACTACTAACATCGATCAATCGAAGAACCTTTGATGAAGATGGAAATTTCGTTAATTCACTTGGAAGTTACCCAGATGCTGTGCGTCAGTTGGGTGATCACTTAATGGTACCTGTTATTGATTTATATGAAAAAACAAAGTCTCTTTACGAAACCTTTGGTGCTGAAGAAACGAAGAAGTTGTTTGCTTGGTACGCGTTGACTAATCCATCAAATCCTACAGATGATACTCATTTCAGTTCATATGGGGCAGAAAAAATGGCAGAGCTTGTGGCAGAAGGAATAGAAGAGTTAGGCCTTCCACTTAGGGAATATCTAATAAAGAATTATGTATAA
- the uxaC gene encoding glucuronate isomerase, with protein MKKFMDEDFLLNNETAIRLYHDFAKDMPIIDYHCHLSPKEIYENKRFRTITEIWLYGDHYKWRAMRSNGIEEKYITGDATDYEKFLAWARTVPMTIGNPLYNWTHLELQRFFGIGDLLNEDSAPEIWEKVNVLLNSPGYCARDFIKKSNVRVICTTDDPIDSLEYHLKLQEEDDFDVQVLPSFRPDKGLEINREGYLDWVDKLQEISNVKITSYDAFLQAMESRVRFFHSIGGRVSDHAIDSMVFAETTKEEVIHIFEEALQGKKVSSEDEKKYKTYTLKFLGGLYSELDWAMQFHINALRNNNTKMLNTLGPDTGYDSINDDQVAKPLVRLLNAIELESGLPKTIIYSLNAKDNDVIAAIIGSFQGGGVPGKIQFGTAWWFNDNKTGMLEQMKSLANLGLFTRFIGMLTDSRSFLSYTRHEYFRRLVCSLIADWVENGEVPNDIEFLGDIIQGISYNNATEYFQFEKVGISAGDY; from the coding sequence ATGAAGAAATTTATGGATGAAGATTTCCTGTTAAATAATGAAACAGCGATTCGCTTATACCATGATTTTGCAAAAGATATGCCAATTATCGATTACCATTGTCACCTAAGTCCAAAGGAAATATATGAAAACAAACGTTTTAGAACTATTACAGAGATTTGGTTATACGGTGATCATTACAAATGGCGTGCCATGAGAAGCAACGGAATCGAGGAAAAGTATATTACTGGAGATGCAACTGATTATGAAAAATTTCTGGCCTGGGCAAGAACTGTTCCTATGACAATAGGTAATCCATTATATAACTGGACACACCTGGAATTACAAAGATTTTTTGGAATCGGCGATTTGTTGAACGAAGATAGTGCTCCGGAAATCTGGGAAAAGGTGAATGTTCTTTTAAATAGCCCAGGTTATTGTGCAAGAGATTTCATCAAAAAATCCAATGTTCGGGTTATTTGTACGACTGATGATCCTATTGATTCTCTCGAATATCATTTGAAATTGCAAGAAGAGGATGACTTTGATGTTCAAGTATTGCCAAGTTTTCGTCCAGATAAGGGACTCGAGATTAATCGCGAAGGGTACCTAGATTGGGTGGATAAACTTCAGGAGATATCTAATGTAAAAATCACTTCCTACGATGCCTTTTTACAAGCCATGGAGTCAAGAGTTCGCTTTTTCCATTCTATAGGCGGAAGAGTATCTGACCATGCCATTGATTCGATGGTGTTTGCTGAAACGACAAAAGAGGAAGTCATTCATATTTTTGAAGAGGCTTTGCAAGGCAAGAAAGTTTCAAGTGAAGATGAAAAGAAATATAAAACATATACGCTGAAATTTTTAGGTGGGTTATATTCTGAACTAGATTGGGCGATGCAGTTCCATATTAATGCGTTAAGAAATAATAACACGAAAATGCTCAATACCCTTGGCCCTGATACTGGATATGATTCTATCAATGATGATCAAGTTGCTAAACCTTTAGTCCGTTTATTGAATGCAATCGAGTTGGAGAGTGGTCTGCCTAAGACGATTATTTATTCGTTAAATGCGAAAGACAATGATGTTATTGCGGCGATCATAGGCAGCTTCCAAGGCGGAGGAGTTCCTGGGAAAATTCAATTTGGAACAGCATGGTGGTTTAACGATAATAAAACAGGTATGTTAGAACAAATGAAGTCACTCGCCAATTTAGGGTTATTTACGCGTTTTATCGGTATGCTGACAGATTCAAGAAGCTTTCTTTCTTATACCAGACATGAATATTTCAGAAGACTTGTTTGTTCATTGATTGCTGATTGGGTTGAAAATGGGGAAGTACCAAATGACATAGAATTCTTAGGGGATATTATTCAAGGGATTTCCTATAACAATGCGACGGAGTATTTTCAATTTGAAAAAGTGGGGATATCAGCCGGGGACTATTAA